In Candidatus Thermoplasmatota archaeon, the genomic stretch GCTGCGCGCCGGCTGCGGCGCGCGTTGCGGAGGCCCAGCCGCGCAACGTGCGGCTCGCGCGCGGCGACGAGCGCGACCGCCGCGAGCGCGGCCACCGCGGCGCCCACGGTGGCTTCCCAGAGCACGCCTCTAGCCTCCGGCCGGCCGCGCGTGCGAAAGGATCCGGCCGGATTCCATGGCGACCACCCGGTCGGCAAGCGAGGCGACCGACGCGTCGTGCGTCACGACGACAAGCGTCACGCCGCGCGCGCGCCGCGTCTTGGCCAGAAGCTCCAGGATCGAGCGTCCCGTGGCCGAATCGAGGTTGCCGGTGGGCTCGTCCGCAAAGACGATCTCCGGCCGGTGCACGATCGCCCGCGCGATGGCGACCCGCTGCTGCTCGCCGCCCGAAAGCTGCTTGGGCAGGTGATGCGCGCGGTGCGAAAGTCCCAGCTCGGAAAGCGTGGCGAGCGCTTCCGCACGCGCCTGCGTCTCCGCCTGGCCGGCGATGAGGAGGGGAAGCTCCACGTTCTCGACGGCCGAGAGGACCGGCAGGAGGTTGTAGGATTGGAACACGAAGCCGACCTTGCGGCCGCGAAGGCGCGTTCGCTCGTCGTCCGAGAGCGCGGCAAGATCGTGGCCGGAGAGGAGCGCGCGTCCCGACGTGGGCGCGTCGAGGCCCGAGAGGCAGTTGAGAAGGGTGGTCTTGCCGCATCCCGAAGGACCGGTCACGGCGACGAACTCGCCCGGCGCGACGGAGAGGCTCACGCCGCGAAGAACGGGGACCGGCGAGCCGGTCCCGTCGTAGGACTTCGAAAGGTTCTCGGCGACGACGGCCGGGGCGCGCATCGGGGCGACCATCCATTCCCCCGCTTAAAGGGTTGGGCTAGGTCCGCCCGCGCGCTCCGCCGGCAGCGACGGTCGGATCGTCCACGCCGGCCTCGGCGAATCCCTTGGCGCGCAGCAGGCAGGAGTCGCAACGGCCGCAGGGCCGCTCGCCGCCCTCGTAGCACGACCAGGTGATCTCGAAGGGAACGCCAAGCTCCCGGCCGCGGCGCACGATGTCGGCCTTCGAGAGCTGCAGCAGCGGCGCGAGCACGCGGATGGCGCGGCCCTCGTTGCCGGCGCGCGTGCCCAACGCGAGCGCGTCCTCGAAGGCCTTGAGGAAGCCCGGCCGGCAATCCGGATAGCCCGAATAGTCGATCGCGTTGGCGCCGATGTACACGGCGCCGGCTCCGATGGCCTCGGCGTACCCGGCCGCCACCGCCAGGAACACGATGTTGCGCGAGGGGACGTACGTGGAAGGGATGCCGGTGCCGATGTCGTCGGGTCCCCGGTTCTTGGGAACGGGGATGCGCGCGTCCGTGAGCGAGCTTCCCCCGATGGCGCCCAGGTCCACGCGCACGACCCGGTGGTCGAGGCAGCCAAGCGCCCGCGCGAGCGCCTGCGCGGCGGAGAGCTCGCGCGCGTGGCGCTGGCCGTAGTCGATCGTGAGCGCGGCAAGGCCAAACCCGTCCGCGCGCGCGATGGCCGCCGCGACGGCCGAGTCCATGCCGCCCGAAAGGAGGACCACGGCGCTCTTGGCGGGCGTCGTCACAGGACCCTCTCCGCCCAGGCGCCCTTGCCGTACCCCTCGTCCACGCCCGCCTCCACCCTGCGAAGGTTGGGCCGCCCGGCGAGCGCGCGGGCGAGCTCGCCGCAGACGTGGTCGGCCAGGTTCTCGGCGCTCACGTTTGCAAGCGGCAGGAGCTCGACGTCATCGCGTGGCAGCACGTAGCGCCGGGAGCCCACGAAGAAGGCGATCTCGTCGGCGCTCTCCTTGATCTCGATGCGCTCGTTGCGCGTGGGAAGAAGAAGGCGGTGGTCGAAGCGGTCGGCCAGGCCCTTCAGGATGGCGACCACCTCGTTGAAGTCCACGATGAACCCGTGGCCGACCGGCTCGCCGCCGATGACCGCGTGCATCGCGTACGTGTGGCCGTGCATGTGGCCGCACTGCTCGTGGCCGGGGATGAGGTGGCTTGCCGAGAACCGGATGCCCTTGCGCCAGCCGTCGATGCGCAGGTTCACGGGCGCAAAGACAGGATCGGCGCTTATCAGGGTTTCGGGGACCCCTCAGCGCGCGCCCCCGGGCAAACCCTTAAAACCGAGGGGCCTTTCGCAACGTTGGGCACGACCATGGCGGAACTTCCCGACGTCCAGTCGCTGCGCGCGCGCTACGAGTTCCCGCTCACGCGCGTGGGCGTCTCCGGCATCAAGAAGATCGTGCACGTCCGCCGCCCG encodes the following:
- a CDS encoding ABC transporter ATP-binding protein; amino-acid sequence: MRAPAVVAENLSKSYDGTGSPVPVLRGVSLSVAPGEFVAVTGPSGCGKTTLLNCLSGLDAPTSGRALLSGHDLAALSDDERTRLRGRKVGFVFQSYNLLPVLSAVENVELPLLIAGQAETQARAEALATLSELGLSHRAHHLPKQLSGGEQQRVAIARAIVHRPEIVFADEPTGNLDSATGRSILELLAKTRRARGVTLVVVTHDASVASLADRVVAMESGRILSHARPAGG
- the queC gene encoding 7-cyano-7-deazaguanine synthase QueC; this translates as MTTPAKSAVVLLSGGMDSAVAAAIARADGFGLAALTIDYGQRHARELSAAQALARALGCLDHRVVRVDLGAIGGSSLTDARIPVPKNRGPDDIGTGIPSTYVPSRNIVFLAVAAGYAEAIGAGAVYIGANAIDYSGYPDCRPGFLKAFEDALALGTRAGNEGRAIRVLAPLLQLSKADIVRRGRELGVPFEITWSCYEGGERPCGRCDSCLLRAKGFAEAGVDDPTVAAGGARGRT
- a CDS encoding 6-pyruvoyl tetrahydropterin synthase family protein gives rise to the protein MNLRIDGWRKGIRFSASHLIPGHEQCGHMHGHTYAMHAVIGGEPVGHGFIVDFNEVVAILKGLADRFDHRLLLPTRNERIEIKESADEIAFFVGSRRYVLPRDDVELLPLANVSAENLADHVCGELARALAGRPNLRRVEAGVDEGYGKGAWAERVL